GGAAATAGGTGTCACACGACAATGCAAATATGTAACTATAGTTTTATGAAATTCAAAGATCTACAAGACACGGATTTCCTGATGGATCTGAACAATAAAATACACGTCACTGCTAACTAATTGAGAACACATGTGTACGTGACAATTGCAACATATATTGCACACATAttgaataatatattaaaagtcTGTTAAGGATGATCTTACCTCCATGTTATTGGACATTTCCTGATTCCTTTTAAACGTATCATTGCCATTAATATTAATTAGGTCTCCACTTGAAGGGGGAAACGGAGAGTTAAAAACCACGACGTCACTCTTCAGGGTGTCTGAGCTGAAACACACGTCATACTGCTGAGTAGTTTTAGAGTAAGACCAGCTCCCGTCAGGGTGTGTGGTGATCATTGGGGGGCTGTACCCGCTGAAACTGTCATCCCTCCTGTGGCATTTCACAACTATTAAACTGAGGAGGCTGATGAGAAATATGACTGACACTGAAACAATAGCGAtaagcaaatacaaatttaaatcgGAAAAACTGTCTTCCTTTTTGGGCAAATGTCTGAATTCCGATTGCATTTCTGATGAGCTCTCCACGACCACTACGTCAATAGAAACAGTAGCAGATAAGGCAGGTGTTCCGTTGTCAGTAACCAAAATGACCAAAGGATGCGATTGTAAATCATTTTCAGTCAAACGTCGCTTTGTCCTTATTTCTCCCGTGTTGCTACGAATACTAAAGATATCAGTTCGTTTGGGTTCAAGAACGTGATAAGAAAGCCATGCATTGTAGCCAGAATCGGCATCTATAGCGCGGATCTTTGCCACGAAATAGCCAATGTCTGCAGATAAAGGGATGTTTTCTGTGTTAGACGTGCCTTCTGGAGAGTACGGCGGCAGAATGCCAGGACTGTTGTCGTTCTGGTCGAGAATAAAAACGTTCACAGTTGCGTTACTGCTCTGCCGAGGCATCCCTGCATCAATGGCTAGCAGCTGAAATTGTAAAGTTTTAACTTCCTCATAATCAAAGGTCTGTATTGCATATATTTCACCGCTTACAGAGTTCACGTTAATGATAGTGGAAACGGGCACCCCTTGCACTGACGTTTCCCGCAAAGAATAAGTCACTTCAGAATTTTCATTTAAATCAGGGTCAAACGCGGAAGCAGTGAAAATAAGAGTTCCGGGTGGACTGTTTTCCTTTAAATAAACCTCAAGAACAGGCTCGGGAAAACGCGGTGCGTTGTCATTTACATCCACAACATTGACATGAATGACGCTGGTGCTGGACAGAGGCGGTTTCCCGTCGTCCGTGGCTGTGATGGTGACATTATACCGGGAAACGCTCTCCCTGTCCAAAGGTCCAGCGAGAATTAAAGAGTAGTAATTCCGATAGGACATCTGAAGTTTGAAAGGGGCATCCCCTTGAATAAGGCAATTCACCTTTCCATTGTCACCGCTGTCTCTGTCAGAAACTGTAATCAGAGCAATGGCTGTGCCTGGTTTTGCGTCTTCCTTGACATTGTTTAAAAGAGATGTTACAGCAATGTCCGGGGCGTTGTCATTTACATCTATAACTTCCACCAGCACTTTACAGTGCGTGGCCATTGGTGACTGACCTTTATCCTGGGCCTGAACACGAATTTCATACGCCTTCTTTTCTTCAAAATCAATGTCCCCTTTAACAGTGATTTCACCAGTTCTGGGATTGATTTGAAACGTATCTAAGATTTTTTCTTGTCCATGTTTGTTAAAGAAATACACAATCTCGCCGTTTACCCCTTCGTCTAAATCTGTTGCATTAAGAGTTATAACAGAAGCCCCATGGGGTACATTTTCAGGCACACGGACTTTATAGACAGAACTACTGAAAGCTGGTGTATTGTCGTTATTATCTAATACGTTTATGGTTAACTCAGAGGTCCCGGATTTAGGTGGTTTCCCCCCATCAACAGCAGTCAGCACTAGATGGATCACAGGCTGTTTCTCTCGGTCTAAAGCTTTCTGCAGCACTAACTCCGCAGACACACTCTGATCACCGCCGCTCTGCACATCCACAGAGAAATGATCATTTGGACTCAGTTTATATGTCTTTACAGAATTTGTGCCAACATCCGGATCAGACGCACTCAACAATGCAAACCTCACTCCAGGGAAAGTTGATTCCGAAATGTTTAAATACTGCTGCTTAACAGGGAAGAGAGGCGAATTGTCATTGATatctaaaatatttatttcaatgcgGTAAAGATTCAAGGGAAGGTTAACAATAGCTTCTAACTCAACTGCACATGCGAGACTGCTCGGACACAGCGCCTCTCTGTCAATCCTTTCATTCACATAGAGAATGCCTGTTTTAAGATTGACCTCGAAATACCTTTTCTTCGATCCATAGACGAGCTGAAACAATCGCGATTCCAGTTCTTGAATATTGAGGTTCAAATCCTTGGCTAAATTTCCAACAACGGACCCGGGGTTTACCTCTTCGGAAACAGAATACACAATTTGCCCAGATACTGGATGACAAAAGCAAACCAATAGCAGGAAGAGAAGAATAAGCCGCGTACATTCCCTTTGGTGAGATAAAACCATTGTTGTAAAATCCTTTAGAAATTCGATGTTTACAATCCAGATAATGATGGTACAAGAAATACAGTTATTTCAACAGAACCATTGCTGCAGAAAATAATATCCTGCATTCGCAATCCTCCCAATACGCGTATTCCTTCCTACGATGCATTACAACAGTATTCCTCACTGACCACGTTATTGTCTACAGGAAGGAGGAGCCCGGAAAGCTTCCACCATATATTTGCTTTATTGATAAACAGCGACACCATGCgcggaaaaatacaaaaatactgttTGGAATTATTAAAATTCAGTATAGGAATAAACAACGactatctttattattattattattattattattattattattattattattattattattattattattactattaaaccCCCATCTGTCCATATCGAGTGAAACTACGCCTATATTAGCATTAAAATTCCTCTTGAAATTTTCAGGCTGTCATTCATTCTTAATATAACCAATTCTGGGCATTATTTTGATAATGAGGTACATACCAAGATACGATTTCTAAGATAATTTCCCACGGTTGCAAAGTACAGAAAACTTACAACGCAACATGCAAGAGCTCAATACCATTGCACAACGGCCACCACCGCCAACAATAACAACCACAATAAGAACAATACGGATTATTGTTGCCATTGTTCCCAATTCACATGTTCTACATTTAGCAAAAcgcattacatttaaaaaaacataatgaattACTCTGATAGTATTTACTTGCTTATGCATTTCAAgttattgtaataaaataatctataaGGTTATATCCACATTGGACGAATTTCAACTTAATTCAGATCTGGACGTGATTAAAATCTTACCTCAAAGTTTGAAAACCTCGCTTGATTCCGTTTGAAAGTGTCTGTTCCTTCAATACTAATCAGATCTCCATCCTGAGGCGGAAACGGTGAGTTAAAAACCACGACGTCACTCTTCAGGGTGTCTGAGCTGAAACACACGTCATACTGCTGAGTAGTTTTAGAGTAAGACCAGCTCCCGTCAGGGTGTGTGGTGATCATTGGGGGGCTGTACCCGCTGAAACTGTCATCCCTCCTGTGGCATTTCACAACTATTAAACTGAGGAGACTCAGCACAAatatcactgacactgagacaacCGCGATGAGCAAATAGAGATTTAAATGTGAGAATCCGCCCTCCTCTTTCGGCAGTTTCCTCAGTTCCGATTGCGTTTCCGCACTATTTTCAACAACCACAACATCTATAGACACCGTGGCTGAAAGTTGCGGTTGTCCATTATCCGAAATTAAAATTACCAACGGATGTGTTTTCATATCATTGTCACTTAATCGTCGCTTTGTCCTAATTTCTCCAGTGCTGGTGCTGATTCGGAACAGATCCGTTCTCTTGGGCTCAACAATGTGATAAGAAAGCAGCGCATTGTATCCAAAATCCGCATCCACAGCCCTGATCTTCGCCACAAAGTATCCCGCTTCAGCAGAATAAGGGATGTGCTCAGTGTTACCAGAGCCGTGCTCAGAGTAGGGAGGCAGGATCCCGGGGCTGTTGTCATTCTCATCCAGGATAAAAACGCTCACAGTGACGTTGCTGCTTTGCGGAGGGACACCGGCATCAGTGGCCTGAACCTGAAACTGGAACGTTTTCACCTCCTCATAATTAAAAGTCTGCATGCTGTATATATCTCCACTGACAGAGTTCACATTCACTGCAGTAGAAACTGGAACTCCTGTGTTGGAATTCTCCAGTAAAGAATAAGTCACTCGGGCATTGTCATCTAAATCCGGATCAAACGCAGACACAGTGTGTATAACCGCGCCTACTGGGTTGTTCTCCTTCACATACACTTCATAAACAGGTTTTATAAAGCGCGGCGCGTTGTCGTTCACATCTGAAACGTGTACGGTAATAACGCTGGTGCTGGAGAGAGGAGGGGTCCCTTCATCCGCTGCTGTGATGGTGACATTGTACTGAGAAGCGCTCTCTCGGTCCAGCGCCCCCCCGACCACTAAAGAGTAATAGTTCTTATAGGatgactgcagtttgaaaggaaCTGATCCAGCAATTTGTGAGTGGAATTTGCCATTTTTACCAGCGTCTTTATCTTGTATGGTAATTAACGCAATCGCTGTTCCTATTTCAGCATCTTCTTTAAGTTGGCTCGACAGTGATGTTATAGTTATTTCTGGGGCGTTATCATTCAGATCTAAAACTTCCACCAGCACCTTACAGTGAGAAGCCAAGGGAGTTTGACCTTTGTCTTCAGCCTGGACATGAATCTCAAATAAATGTTGTTTCTCATAGTCTAAATCCCCTCTAACCGTGATATCGCCATTATTTGgattaatggaaaaaaaatctagGGAGTTACCATTTTCCTGATTGATAAAAGAATAAACAATCTCACTATTTGCACCTTCATCTATATCGGTTGCATTAAGTCTTGTCACTGTTGTGCCATAAGGCACGTTCTCAGAAACCTGAACTTTATACAGTGAGCTACTGAATATGGGCCTATTGTCATTGTTATCTCTAACATTTACAATAATCAGTAAAGTCCCAGACCGGGGTGGTTTCCCCCCATCAACAGCAGTCAGCACTAGATGGATCACAGGCTGTTTCTCTCGGTCTAAAGCTTTCTGCAGCACTAACTCCGCAGACACACTCTGATCACCGCCGCTCTGCACATCCACAGAGAAATGATCATTAGGACTCAGTTTATATGTCTTTACAGAGTTGCTGCCCACGTCTGGATCATAGGCCCTTGGCAAAGGAAATTTTACTCCAGGAGATTCAGATTCggaaatatttaaatgtcttgattTTACACGGAAATCAGGGGAATTGTCATTGATATCTAAAATATTGACTTCAACACTGAACAAATTTAACGGAAGATTGAGAATAGCTTCTAAATTAACAGCGCAAGAGAGAGAATTAGGACACAGTGCCTCTCTGTCGATTCTTTCGTTTACATAGAGAATTCCAGTTTTTAAATTTACCTCAAAATACTTCTTGTTGGATCCGGATACAATCTGAAACATACGCGACTCCAATTCTTGCACGTTGAGATTTAAATCCTTAGCTATATTCCCGACAATCGTCCCTTGATTCACCTCCTCTGAAACTGAATACACGATGTGTCCGAAACCAAGATCCCAAAggcaaaacagcaacaaaaaacatatcCACACGTAGTCCCTTTGGTCTGACATCGTGGGGTTCGTCCCTACGTATTCATTAAAAGCAGTGTTGTGTATCAGCAGAAGAAATAAAATCACTGCACAAGATCCATTTTTGTGAACAGAAAACAAGGATCAGCGAATACCGTTTTCTACGCCACCTATTTCTTCTGCGTCCTACTATAACAAAGCTCTCAATGGCTGTGCGTGGCTTTCAAAGCGAGGAGGAGCCCTGGAAAGGGTGAAGCGGAATTTCACATCGTCGGTCAATAGTGACACCATGTGGATATTCAAACATATCAAGCAATTACACTTATATTTTACACTCACTCTAGCAGTACAATTCaatttggttattattattattattattattattattattattattattattattattattattatgtgtaatATTAGGTAACGCACTTGGATACAATTGGAAACCAGTTGCTATTTTAATTCTGTGTTAAATTCACAGCACAGTTCACAACATagtctaacagttatacaggcGCTTTAGTTAACAAAACACGTTGCTGGTATTTAATGATTTCAATATAAATTACAatgttgtttcagtgtgaaacaTAAAATGTTCTTACATACTGGATTATTTTCCACGAATGTATGTAACTAAATTATACTGATCAAACCCACAAACACCGGGGTGAAGGAAACAGACAAATTACACATTTCtctaaaaatctatttaaaactGTCTCATTACAAGAAACATTATCTTACCTCCAAAAACTGAGATCTCATTTGATTTCCTTTCAGAGTGTCAGTCCCAGAAATACTAATCAGATCTCCATCTTGAGGTGGAAACGGAGAGTTAAAAACCACGACGTCACTCTTCAGGGTGTCTGAGCTGAAACACACGTCATACTGCTGAGTAGTTTTAGAGTAAGACCAGCTCCCGTCAGGGTGTGTGGTGATCATTGGGGG
This is a stretch of genomic DNA from Amia ocellicauda isolate fAmiCal2 chromosome 11, fAmiCal2.hap1, whole genome shotgun sequence. It encodes these proteins:
- the LOC136763483 gene encoding protocadherin alpha-3-like; amino-acid sequence: MVLSHQRECTRLILLFLLLVCFCHPVSGQIVYSVSEEVNPGSVVGNLAKDLNLNIQELESRLFQLVYGSKKRYFEVNLKTGILYVNERIDREALCPSSLACAVELEAIVNLPLNLYRIEINILDINDNSPLFPVKQQYLNISESTFPGVRFALLSASDPDVGTNSVKTYKLSPNDHFSVDVQSGGDQSVSAELVLQKALDREKQPVIHLVLTAVDGGKPPKSGTSELTINVLDNNDNTPAFSSSVYKVRVPENVPHGASVITLNATDLDEGVNGEIVYFFNKHGQEKILDTFQINPRTGEITVKGDIDFEEKKAYEIRVQAQDKGQSPMATHCKVLVEVIDVNDNAPDIAVTSLLNNVKEDAKPGTAIALITVSDRDSGDNGKVNCLIQGDAPFKLQMSYRNYYSLILAGPLDRESVSRYNVTITATDDGKPPLSSTSVIHVNVVDVNDNAPRFPEPVLEVYLKENSPPGTLIFTASAFDPDLNENSEVTYSLRETSVQGVPVSTIINVNSVSGEIYAIQTFDYEEVKTLQFQLLAIDAGMPRQSSNATVNVFILDQNDNSPGILPPYSPEGTSNTENIPLSADIGYFVAKIRAIDADSGYNAWLSYHVLEPKRTDIFSIRSNTGEIRTKRRLTENDLQSHPLVILVTDNGTPALSATVSIDVVVVESSSEMQSEFRHLPKKEDSFSDLNLYLLIAIVSVSVIFLISLLSLIVVKCHRRDDSFSGYSPPMITTHPDGSWSYSKTTQQYDVCFSSDTLKSDVVVFNSPFPPSSGDLININGNDTFKRNQEMSNNMEVRSSLTDF
- the LOC136763045 gene encoding protocadherin alpha-8 isoform X14, whose product is MSDQRDYVWICFLLLFCLWDLGFGHIVYSVSEEVNQGTIVGNIAKDLNLNVQELESRMFQIVSGSNKKYFEVNLKTGILYVNERIDREALCPNSLSCAVNLEAILNLPLNLFSVEVNILDINDNSPDFRVKSRHLNISESESPGVKFPLPRAYDPDVGSNSVKTYKLSPNDHFSVDVQSGGDQSVSAELVLQKALDREKQPVIHLVLTAVDGGKPPRSGTLLIIVNVRDNNDNRPIFSSSLYKVQVSENVPYGTTVTRLNATDIDEGANSEIVYSFINQENGNSLDFFSINPNNGDITVRGDLDYEKQHLFEIHVQAEDKGQTPLASHCKVLVEVLDLNDNAPEITITSLSSQLKEDAEIGTAIALITIQDKDAGKNGKFHSQIAGSVPFKLQSSYKNYYSLVVGGALDRESASQYNVTITAADEGTPPLSSTSVITVHVSDVNDNAPRFIKPVYEVYVKENNPVGAVIHTVSAFDPDLDDNARVTYSLLENSNTGVPVSTAVNVNSVSGDIYSMQTFNYEEVKTFQFQVQATDAGVPPQSSNVTVSVFILDENDNSPGILPPYSEHGSGNTEHIPYSAEAGYFVAKIRAVDADFGYNALLSYHIVEPKRTDLFRISTSTGEIRTKRRLSDNDMKTHPLVILISDNGQPQLSATVSIDVVVVENSAETQSELRKLPKEEGGFSHLNLYLLIAVVSVSVIFVLSLLSLIVVKCHRRDDSFSGYSPPMITTHPDGSWSYSKTTQQYDVCFSSDTLKSDVVVFNSPFPPQDGDLISIEGTDTFKRNQARFSNFESKPPNADWRYSASLRAGMQSSVHMEESAVLQGAPGVLVQNWPTVSSATGGEPEGGEVSPPVGAGINSNSWTFRYGPGPGHPQALKPGEVPEAFIIPGSPAIISIRQDQPTGDDKSDFITFGKKEETKKKKKKKKGKADKKEKGGNDNSEH